In Sporomusaceae bacterium, the following are encoded in one genomic region:
- a CDS encoding transketolase family protein, translating to MSDKMLPTRDGYGHGLLALGAANPDVVVLDADLAKSTRSDWFAAKFPQRFFDMGIAEQDMVGTAAGMALGGKIPFATTYGVFLAGRAWDQIRTTVCYANLNVKIAGNHGGISVGADGATHQALEDIALMRVLPNMKVIVPCDAVEAKKATMAAAAVLGPCFLRFAREATPVFTAEDDGFEIGKAVTLRDGTDATIIACGPIVYEALLAREALQAKGVSVRVINMHTVKPLDEDAVLKAAAETGAIVTAEEHQIYGGLGGAVAETLVRHRPVPVAMVGVADTFGESGTPEELAVRYGLTAKDIVAAVTEVLARKRG from the coding sequence ATGAGCGACAAGATGCTGCCGACGAGGGACGGCTACGGCCACGGGCTGTTGGCGCTGGGGGCGGCCAACCCGGATGTGGTGGTGCTGGACGCCGATCTGGCGAAGTCGACCCGCTCGGACTGGTTCGCCGCCAAGTTCCCGCAACGGTTTTTCGATATGGGCATCGCCGAGCAGGATATGGTCGGCACGGCGGCCGGTATGGCGCTGGGCGGCAAGATACCGTTCGCGACGACGTACGGCGTTTTTCTGGCCGGGCGCGCGTGGGACCAGATCAGGACGACGGTGTGTTACGCCAATCTCAACGTGAAGATCGCCGGCAACCACGGCGGCATTTCGGTAGGGGCGGACGGGGCGACCCACCAGGCGCTGGAGGATATCGCCCTGATGCGGGTGCTGCCGAATATGAAGGTGATCGTGCCGTGCGACGCGGTGGAGGCGAAGAAGGCGACGATGGCCGCGGCGGCTGTGCTGGGGCCGTGTTTCCTGCGCTTTGCCCGCGAGGCGACGCCGGTTTTCACGGCCGAGGACGACGGGTTCGAGATCGGCAAGGCGGTGACGCTGCGCGATGGGACGGATGCGACGATCATTGCCTGCGGGCCGATCGTGTACGAGGCGCTGCTGGCCCGCGAGGCGCTGCAGGCGAAGGGCGTGAGCGTGCGGGTGATCAATATGCACACCGTCAAGCCGCTGGACGAGGATGCCGTGCTGAAGGCCGCCGCCGAGACGGGGGCGATCGTGACCGCCGAGGAGCATCAGATTTACGGCGGCCTGGGCGGCGCGGTGGCCGAGACGCTGGTCCGCCACAGGCCTGTGCCTGTCGCTATGGTGGGTGTCGCCGACACATTCGGCGAGTCGGGCACGCCGGAGGAGCTGGCGGTCCGCTACGGGCTGACGGCCAAGGATATCGTGGCCGCGGTGACCGAGGTGCTGGCGCGCAAGCGGGGCTAG
- a CDS encoding zinc ribbon domain-containing protein — MPIYEYSCTKCGKKVELLQKMGAQDAGAPCPACGENALKKQLSVTSPAQMAKGAAPACALPGQQGPCGGCCGGCH, encoded by the coding sequence ATGCCCATCTACGAATATTCCTGTACAAAATGCGGCAAGAAAGTCGAGCTGCTGCAGAAAATGGGCGCACAGGACGCCGGCGCACCCTGCCCCGCCTGCGGAGAAAACGCCCTGAAAAAACAGCTGTCCGTCACATCGCCGGCCCAGATGGCGAAAGGCGCCGCCCCGGCCTGCGCCCTGCCCGGTCAGCAGGGCCCCTGCGGCGGCTGCTGCGGCGGCTGCCACTGA